In Runella sp. SP2, the genomic window CTATTACCCAATGAATTATTACCGCTCGTATCAGTTAGAGGACTTTGCCCGCGACGAATCTTTTCGTCAGTGGGTACTGGAACACGAGCCTAGTAATACCCAATTTTGGCAGCAATGGCTTGCCGAAAACCCCGACTGCCGCGAAAAAGTCCATTTGGCCAAGGCGTTTTTGTTGGCCTTAGAAGAAAACGAAACCGATTTGCCAGAGTTGGAATTAGACGCCATTACAGAGCAGATTCTCCAAGCACCTCCGCAAACTTCTTCTCAGTTTTGGCAGTTCCCACTGTTCCAATGGGCGGCTTCTATCATTCTGCTTTTGGGCGTGGGGTGGGGAACATATTCTTATTTTCGACCTAGCACATTGGCATTTCATGACAGCAAAACGGTCGTAGCTTTCAAAGATAATTATCTCGAACAGACCAATCAAAGCGACCGCGTTCAGAAAATTTCCTTGCAGGATGGAAGTACCATTTCGCTTTATCCCAAGAGCCGAATTCGGTACCCACAGCCTTTTCGTGCGCAACTGCGAGAGGTTTATTTGGAGGGAAAAGCCTTTTTTGATGTTGCGAAAAACCCCCAACAGCCATTTTGGGTCTATACCGACTATATTTCTACGCAAGTATTGGGTACGAGCTTTATGGTTCAAGCATTTTCGGAGGCCGATGAGGCTAAAGTGGTGGTCAAAACGGGGCGTGTGTCAGTTTATACCCTAAAAGACTCAGAAAAAGCCACAACGAACCAACAAGCAGTAAAAGCGGGGGTGGTGCTTACCCCTAACCAGCAAGTTGCTTTTTCAATACCCCAAGAACGTTTTTTAAAATCGATTGTAGAAGCGCCAGCTGCAGTTGTACAGACACCCGTTAGTAGCTATTCGTTTGAGGAAACGCCTGTTAGTCAGGTGTTTGATTTGATAGAAAAAACCTACGGTATCTCCGTGATTTATGATGCCAAAGTCCTCGAAAATTGCTTTTTGACGGCTACACTTTCCGAGGAGTCGCTGTTTGATAAACTCGACCTCATCTGCAAAATCACGCACTCGACCTACGAAATCGTTGATGCTCAAATCATTATCCATAGCCGAGGGTGTAAATAGTATTTTTTTAAAAAAAAATTTTAAAAAAGCAGTATTTTAGGCTTCGGTTCGCCATCCATGATAAAACCACATATTTCATCATGGATAAAATCTACAACAAACCCAATTTCTGCTGGACGCTCATGAGGATTTCATTGACACAGCTGCTGATTGCAATCCTGTTCATGGGAGTATCTCATGCCCACGATGCAAGCGCTCAGGAAGCCCTGGAGCAAAAAGTAACCGTAAAACTTGCCAATGAGGACTTAAAAACAGCCCTAGGCACCCTTCAACGAGTGACTAACGTGCGTTTTATCTACAATCCGCGCGAAATTAAAGTGTCTCAAAAAATCAATTTAGATGCCAAAAATGAAAAGCTGAAAGAAGTGCTTGAGCAAGTGCTAAACCCGCTTAAAATTGGCTATGAAGTGAAAGGCAAGCAAATCGCTCTCTTCAAAAAAGAAGTGAGCCTGTTGCCCATTCCCCAGCAAACACTCAGATTATTGACTACGCAAGGAATCGACC contains:
- a CDS encoding FecR family protein, with the protein product MNYYRSYQLEDFARDESFRQWVLEHEPSNTQFWQQWLAENPDCREKVHLAKAFLLALEENETDLPELELDAITEQILQAPPQTSSQFWQFPLFQWAASIILLLGVGWGTYSYFRPSTLAFHDSKTVVAFKDNYLEQTNQSDRVQKISLQDGSTISLYPKSRIRYPQPFRAQLREVYLEGKAFFDVAKNPQQPFWVYTDYISTQVLGTSFMVQAFSEADEAKVVVKTGRVSVYTLKDSEKATTNQQAVKAGVVLTPNQQVAFSIPQERFLKSIVEAPAAVVQTPVSSYSFEETPVSQVFDLIEKTYGISVIYDAKVLENCFLTATLSEESLFDKLDLICKITHSTYEIVDAQIIIHSRGCK